The Bacilli bacterium genome contains the following window.
GGAGGAGTTCGTGTGAAGCGCGCAAAAATGCTTGAGCGCATCATGATTTGCTATGCATTTATTGGTTTGGCCGCTCTTTTTACCAGTGCTTCCACTTACGCTTTAAATCCATCCGAACAATATGCGGAAAGAAAAAATTTGCTCGACCAGGTAAGCGCATTGACCGGCATTCCCTGGCATTATTTGGCCGCCATTGACCAATATGAACGCACGCTAACGATTGCCAACAAGCAAAAACGCCCGCAGGGGAAAGGGCTCTCCTCCATCTATATTTCCCCCGCCGATTGGTCGGGGCCTTTAAATCCGAATCAAAACGATACAAATCCGACATCCATACAAATATTCGGCGGATTCGGCAAGGACGGCGACGGCGACGGCAAAGCCGACCGGGAAAACGATTTTGACGTGCTGGGAAGTATCGCCCATTTTTTATTGGAAAAAGGAACGTCGTGGCAAGATTTTCGCATCGCCCTTTGGGAATATTACCACAACCCGCGGAGTGTGCAGCGCATCAGCCAATTTGCCAAAATCTACGCAACATTCGGCACGCTGCATCTGGACAGGCGGGTCTTCCCGCTCCCGCCGCGCACCAACTACTCGTACCGCAGCACATGGGGCGCCGGGCGAAGCTGGGGCGGGTATCGCATTCATGAAGGCACGGATATTTTTGCCGGCTACGGCGTGCCGGTGCGCAGCACCAGCTACGGCGTAATCGAAATTAAAGGGTGGAATAGGTACGGCGGATGGCGTGTCGGCATTCGCGACATCCAAAACGTGTACCACTACTATGCGCACTTATCCGGTTTCGCGAAAGGT
Protein-coding sequences here:
- a CDS encoding M23 family metallopeptidase, translating into MKRAKMLERIMICYAFIGLAALFTSASTYALNPSEQYAERKNLLDQVSALTGIPWHYLAAIDQYERTLTIANKQKRPQGKGLSSIYISPADWSGPLNPNQNDTNPTSIQIFGGFGKDGDGDGKADRENDFDVLGSIAHFLLEKGTSWQDFRIALWEYYHNPRSVQRISQFAKIYATFGTLHLDRRVFPLPPRTNYSYRSTWGAGRSWGGYRIHEGTDIFAGYGVPVRSTSYGVIEIKGWNRYGGWRVGIRDIQNVYHYYAHLSGFAKGLTVGQVVKPGDVIGWVGSSGYGKPGTQGKFPPHLHYGLYRDSGLSEWPFDPTPYLHKWERDERMAKRQKRY